The window TGGTTGAACCAAGACGAATAGCTTGTACCTCATTAGCTAAATATCTCGCCCTACAATCGGGCGAAAAGCTTGGTGACAAAATTGGTTATGCGATCAAACTTGAGTCTGAATACAACGAGAAAACTAACGTTGTTTTTGTGACGCCCGGTATCGCGCTGCGTTGGCTATCTGAAGATGGGCTTGCTGGCTTTGATGTCATCGTAGTCGATGAATTTCATGAGAGGCGCTGGGACATTGATTTGCTGGTGGCGATCCTCAAACAAAAAGCGAGTCATCGTTTGGTGATCACTTCAGCAACCATTGAAGGTGAGCGCCTTGCTCATTATTTGGATGCGAATCGAATCAGTTGTGAAGGCCGAACTTATCAAGTTGCTATTGAACACCGAGCGAATGAGTCAAGAGCATTGCCCGATATTCGACACCTAGAGCAACGCATTGCCGAAGAAGTGAATCACCAACTGATTGCATCTTCTGGTGACATGTTGGTTTTTCTGCCGGGTAAAAAAGAGATCGTGCAATGCGAACAAGCCTTAGCGAAAAATCCAGATATCCAAGTCGTTAAATTGCATGCGTCAGTCAGTGATAAAGAGCGAGATTTAGCGTTATCGGGTCGTAATATTAATACTGAAGGTAATGGCCTGAGAAAAGTCATTCTTGCAACTAACGTTGCTGAAACCTCATTAACCATTCCTGACATTGGCGTGGTGATAGATTCAGGATTAGAAAGACGCACCGTTCAACGAAACGGTAGAACGACTCTGATGCTTAAATCGATATCACGAGCCAGTGCCAAGCAACGAGCTGGCCGAGCGGGTAGAGTGATGGATGGTGTTTGTGTGCGTCTATATGGTGAGCATGCGGCGTTAGAGTTAGTCACACCGCCTGAATTGCAGCGTGAAGAGCTGACCGAACCTATGTTGGCCGCGGCGTGCTGTGGATCTCCGCTTGAGAGTTTGTCTTTCCTCGATCCTATTCCGGAAAAATCACTAAACAGTGCGACTCAAACCTTAATGACGATGGAAGCGATTAACGCCGACCATCAAATTACCGAGCATGGCAAAAAGCTGTATCCGTTGCCGATTGACGCTTTGTATGCCGATATTGTTACTCGAATTAAATCCAAAGCATTAAAAGAGGCGATGGTCGATCTCACAGCGGCGCTGTCCGTTCCTGCTCGCTTATATCAGTTATCAAACAATGCAGAACATCTAGAAGCTCTGGCGCAAAAAGAGAAAGAAGGGTGTGATTTAAGCCTGTTAATTCAGATTGTGCGTGGTCGCGAATATCCGCATTTAGAAATAGACCAACAGGCACTGAATGAAGCACAAGGACTGGCTAAGCAAATGCGTGAGGTGTTTGAACTTCCTCAATTAGAAGTCTCGTCACGTTTACAGCGTATTGAACTGCTTAAGATCATTGTGAATCTGCATCCTGAACTGGTGTTTGTACGCAGGTTGAGAAGGAAAGAAGCTTTTGCCAATGGAGCGTTAGAGGTAGTACTCGGCCGTCAGAATCGTTTCCCTGACAATGCACAAGCGATGTTGGTGTTAGACACTCATAGTTTGCCGGGAAGAGGCGTTAAGCAAACACTGACCTTAGCGACGGTCACGGCCCCCATTCCTCTTGAGCTTATCATTGATGCTGAGCTAGGAGAGTGGGAGCAAGGTGAAACGATTGTGAATGATGAAGGCGTCTATACTGGGATGGCGTTGGTGTATGCCGGCCGCACGATCACGACTAAGCTCGTGGCAGCGGAAGGGCAACTATCGCTAAAGCCCATCGTCGATCTTGTATCGAATGGGGTTCAACTTCCCGGTTTTGCAGAAGCTCGCACTCAACAAATCAAACATTGGCAGCTGTATGTGAAACTCGGTCTCGATGAGCAAACCAAATACACACCAGAAATTGAGAATATTAACTTTGAGCTATGGTTGATAGAGCAGCTTGAAGTGTTAGGTGTCACTGATGTGAGCGAATTGGAAATGTTCGACCATGCTGATATTCCATTCGATGGTATCCCGACTTGGCTCTATTCAGAGTTTTCGGAAAAGTACCCGTTTGCATTGAGCCTTGCCGACTTGCAACTCGAAGTCGAATACCTGCCGGCACGCAAGCTGATTTACGTTCATTATCAATCGGGCAGTCGAAAGTTATCGCCAAAACGTTGGGAGCTCCCGACATGGTCTGGCTGGCGTATTCAGTACAAAAAAGCGAGTCGGATAATTGATATCAAATAGATGGATTAGTTTTATCTCTAAAATATTAATCAAATAGGTGCATATATGTTTTTTCAGTACTTATTTTGTTACAAGTTTGATTTTTATATGCCTTTTTAACCAATCAAAAGGTCATAAAAGACTATTCTTCTATATCCTATTGCTATATAGAAAGAGTTGATAGATATTGAGTATATTGTGTTGTCAAAGTGTCGGGGGACATCATGGATAAACAGACAGAGACGCGTGTAGAGTTTGATTACACAACATTTCTTGGCGCCTCATGCAGTAAAAAATGGACTTTTCTGGAAGCACTAACCACGATTGCGCCAGTATTCAGTACCGTCTGGCGAGATAGCATTAAAGAGCTCGCAAGCCCTGAAGATCGTTTATGGCAGATGGCATTGAAATCGATGTCGACGCGTAAAAGTGATGAGTCAAACATTGTTACCTTACTCAAGCTAGCCAAGCTAGAGGGGATCAATGAACTCAAAGTTGCTATGCCATATTCTCTTGAAGAAGAGCAGATCGAGTACATTGAATCGCGCAGTCATTTGGTGATTGCCGAGAATTCTGGAGAAGAGTTGACTATCAAGCTTTAATCTATCAGTAGAGCTTAGAGCTTAGCTCAAATAAGATTAAAACGTACATGTAAGAAGGGCCTCAATAATGAGGCCCTTTTTGTATTTAAGTAGCTCTTGTATTTGAGCAGCTCTTGTACTTAGGCAGAACGCGATATCGAACCGCGATTAATCGATTAGGCCGTAGTCGGCACGCAATATATCGATGATCTCTTGCTTAGGGTTCTCACTCAGTACGATTTCCGCGCCTGTAATCTTCGCCGCGATATCAAGATAAGTACGTGACAGAGACATTAATGAATTCAATGGAAGTTCATTGTCACGAGCTAACGCTTCACGCTCTGGCATGCGTTCTTTATTCAAAAGAATGTCGGCATCAGGGAAGTAGTTAAGCAAGAACTGACGGAAGCCTTCTTTTGAATTCTCAACGATGTTGCCGTTGTTGTATTCCTGAGTATCCCAAATGCGAGATGAATCTGGAGTACCAACTTCGTCCATGTAGATAAGCTTTTCTTTGCCTTGAGCATCGTTCACATAGCCGAACTCAAATTTCGTATCGACAAAGGTTTGATCGACTTTTGCTAGCGCTTGGCTAATTACGTTGAAGCCTTCTTTTAGCAGTTTCTCGTAATGCGCAATGTCACTTGCTTGAGTAAAGTTGAACGCTGCGAAGTTATCTTCGATGTTGTTACGTGTGATGTTCACATCGTCAGCTTCTGGAACACCAGGAATCCCTTTCAAAATCCCTTTTGTAGAAGGCGTGATCAGTAGCTCAGGTAACTTTTTGTCTTTCTCAAGGCCTTCTGGCATCTCGATACCGCAGAATTCACGTTCGCCGTTTGCGTATGCACGCCACATTGAACCTGTGATGTATTGACGACAAATTGCTTCGATCATGACTGGGCGAGCTTTTTGTACAATCCATACGAACGGGTGAGGGATATCAAGAATATGACTGTCAGCGAGGCCGTTGTCTTTAAACAATTTGAACCAGTGGTTAGAGATAGCATTCAGAGCGGCTCCCTTACCTGGAACACCTTTTAGATTCCCTTCACCACGCCAGATACAATCAAATGCAGATATACGGTCACTGATCACCATGATTGCTAAAGGCGCATCTGGTGCTACATCGTAGCCTTTCTCTTTAATTAGTCGTTGGCTATCTTCTTCAGTTAACCAGTAGACTGAGCGAACCTTGCCACTGTGGACAGGTTTATCAGTACGGATTGGTAGGTCATCATTTACGGCAAGAACTTGATCAGCAAGGCTCATTTAGACATTCCTATCTTTTATCAAACGTCATACAGAGAAGTGCGGTGTGCACATGATTAGACGGGCATTATACCCAATCTACTATTTGCTTCCAGAGAAAAAGCAAACGATTGCTAAATCTATTGTTTAAATAAAAACCCCCGCCTAACAATCTGCTAAAAAATTGGCGAATTGTAGGGCAGGGGAAGGGAGTATATTTGGACTGTGTTTTGGAGCTATGATGTCAAGTTAACTTAAGTTTGTTAGCTAAAAGATTAAGCTATGTTTATGGGCTATGTTTATGAGCCAACATGTTATTAAGCAAGGTGGTCTAGTGAATACGCTCTGAATTGGCATCAATAAAGAAGACTTCACACTGAAAGCGCATTCCTAATGTTCTTAGGTATTGCTGACTGAATTGATCAATCGAAGCACTCGCAACAATCGCGCTCGCATTCTTAGATCGAATGGCTTTCTCGACGGTTTCTACTTCTGTCATTTGATTAGAGGCTTTCATGTGAATAACACGATCACAGCAAACATTATGTTGCTGCAGCTGTTTAGCCGATGGTCTTGGTGTTTGAGCCGTAAACAGTAACCACTGATGTTGATTGGACAGCAACGCCATTTTGGCA is drawn from Vibrio sp. SNU_ST1 and contains these coding sequences:
- a CDS encoding SulA-like leucine-rich domain-containing protein, giving the protein MIPAHVKAQHSSPLTHCVFTSVSRETKSSNEEALFAKMALLSNQHQWLLFTAQTPRPSAKQLQQHNVCCDRVIHMKASNQMTEVETVEKAIRSKNASAIVASASIDQFSQQYLRTLGMRFQCEVFFIDANSERIH
- a CDS encoding helicase-related protein, whose protein sequence is MSLLPIDAYQNVFHEQIANSHLVVEAETGSGKSTRLPIWACQHGRVLVVEPRRIACTSLAKYLALQSGEKLGDKIGYAIKLESEYNEKTNVVFVTPGIALRWLSEDGLAGFDVIVVDEFHERRWDIDLLVAILKQKASHRLVITSATIEGERLAHYLDANRISCEGRTYQVAIEHRANESRALPDIRHLEQRIAEEVNHQLIASSGDMLVFLPGKKEIVQCEQALAKNPDIQVVKLHASVSDKERDLALSGRNINTEGNGLRKVILATNVAETSLTIPDIGVVIDSGLERRTVQRNGRTTLMLKSISRASAKQRAGRAGRVMDGVCVRLYGEHAALELVTPPELQREELTEPMLAAACCGSPLESLSFLDPIPEKSLNSATQTLMTMEAINADHQITEHGKKLYPLPIDALYADIVTRIKSKALKEAMVDLTAALSVPARLYQLSNNAEHLEALAQKEKEGCDLSLLIQIVRGREYPHLEIDQQALNEAQGLAKQMREVFELPQLEVSSRLQRIELLKIIVNLHPELVFVRRLRRKEAFANGALEVVLGRQNRFPDNAQAMLVLDTHSLPGRGVKQTLTLATVTAPIPLELIIDAELGEWEQGETIVNDEGVYTGMALVYAGRTITTKLVAAEGQLSLKPIVDLVSNGVQLPGFAEARTQQIKHWQLYVKLGLDEQTKYTPEIENINFELWLIEQLEVLGVTDVSELEMFDHADIPFDGIPTWLYSEFSEKYPFALSLADLQLEVEYLPARKLIYVHYQSGSRKLSPKRWELPTWSGWRIQYKKASRIIDIK
- a CDS encoding transporter, producing MDKQTETRVEFDYTTFLGASCSKKWTFLEALTTIAPVFSTVWRDSIKELASPEDRLWQMALKSMSTRKSDESNIVTLLKLAKLEGINELKVAMPYSLEEEQIEYIESRSHLVIAENSGEELTIKL
- a CDS encoding phosphoribosylaminoimidazolesuccinocarboxamide synthase, with translation MSLADQVLAVNDDLPIRTDKPVHSGKVRSVYWLTEEDSQRLIKEKGYDVAPDAPLAIMVISDRISAFDCIWRGEGNLKGVPGKGAALNAISNHWFKLFKDNGLADSHILDIPHPFVWIVQKARPVMIEAICRQYITGSMWRAYANGEREFCGIEMPEGLEKDKKLPELLITPSTKGILKGIPGVPEADDVNITRNNIEDNFAAFNFTQASDIAHYEKLLKEGFNVISQALAKVDQTFVDTKFEFGYVNDAQGKEKLIYMDEVGTPDSSRIWDTQEYNNGNIVENSKEGFRQFLLNYFPDADILLNKERMPEREALARDNELPLNSLMSLSRTYLDIAAKITGAEIVLSENPKQEIIDILRADYGLID